The Snodgrassella alvi wkB2 genome window below encodes:
- a CDS encoding type VI secretion system amidase immunity protein Tai4: MVKARLKILYSCCLLFSTLICGASDIPRHTFKPDYPGAPKRTFIQNYKDMVFASCLTKAYNDNKDIVKDIGSSEGALQQWVSYDINESVDEEFKIVNSYLSRNYFNPIVEAQIKGVKFDFLKCLDLYHSKELDKLARKVVPYPQRKASQGY; encoded by the coding sequence ATGGTAAAGGCAAGATTAAAAATTTTGTATAGCTGTTGTTTATTATTTTCAACTTTAATATGTGGTGCATCAGATATACCAAGGCATACTTTTAAACCTGATTATCCAGGAGCTCCAAAACGTACTTTTATACAGAACTATAAGGATATGGTCTTTGCTTCTTGTTTAACTAAAGCATATAACGATAATAAAGATATAGTAAAAGATATCGGAAGCAGTGAGGGTGCATTACAGCAATGGGTTTCTTACGATATAAATGAAAGCGTAGATGAAGAGTTTAAAATAGTTAATTCTTATCTATCACGTAATTATTTTAATCCAATAGTGGAGGCACAAATAAAAGGTGTAAAATTTGATTTCCTTAAATGTCTTGATCTTTATCATAGTAAAGAGCTTGATAAACTTGCCAGAAAAGTCGTTCCATATCCCCAAAGAAAAGCAAGTCAAGGATATTAA